The following proteins are co-located in the Desulfatitalea tepidiphila genome:
- a CDS encoding flagellar hook assembly protein FlgD, producing the protein MTIYGLENVSSAGAQTTTTSKNDIMGKDDFLRLLVAQLEAQDPLNPMESTDFTAQLAQFSSLEQLQNVNTALGNIGTSQSVMTNSQAVGFIGKTITALGDTVEVQSGQSQDVQFTLNEPAAGLYVRLYDTSGNFIRQIEGGAMEAGENQVEWDGLDYLGGRVPDGAYTYEVAAIDELGNSVRATTFASGIVTGVSYKDGVAYLQCGSREIPMGSVIDVTSPENPES; encoded by the coding sequence ATGACTATTTATGGACTGGAAAACGTCTCGTCGGCGGGTGCCCAGACCACGACGACTTCCAAAAACGATATAATGGGCAAGGATGACTTCCTGCGCCTGCTGGTGGCCCAGCTCGAGGCCCAGGATCCGCTAAATCCCATGGAGAGCACAGATTTCACCGCCCAATTGGCCCAGTTCAGCTCGTTGGAACAACTTCAGAACGTCAATACCGCACTGGGCAACATCGGCACCTCCCAATCGGTGATGACCAACAGTCAGGCCGTTGGTTTTATCGGGAAAACCATAACGGCACTGGGCGACACGGTGGAGGTTCAATCCGGTCAAAGCCAGGATGTCCAATTTACGCTCAATGAGCCAGCGGCCGGACTCTATGTCCGGCTCTACGACACATCCGGCAACTTCATCCGCCAAATAGAGGGCGGGGCAATGGAGGCCGGAGAAAACCAGGTGGAATGGGATGGTTTGGACTATCTGGGAGGAAGGGTCCCGGACGGCGCGTATACTTACGAGGTCGCTGCCATCGATGAGCTCGGCAACTCGGTCCGCGCCACCACCTTTGCATCCGGCATCGTCACCGGTGTCAGCTATAAAGACGGCGTTGCCTATTTGCAATGCGGCAGCCGGGAGATTCCCATGGGTAGTGTGATCGACGTGACATCGCCAGAGAATCCGGAAAGCTAA
- the fliI gene encoding flagellar protein export ATPase FliI, producing MDLYCFPKIKGAADGNGEDLDGRHESGENAVAQKIAAVEAQAFEDGFKKGCSQSLGPEKEKLSHLKEMLDAAAASIHERTAAIRDNCEDDIVRVALALAGHVIEHEIELQPELTASILGRSLEMGIGQEKLKIKANPEDCRPIQNFLKAKVPDPETYGRIQINADPSISRGGCMIETDFGVVDARIEQQLETIAEHLRPVLSESKALLRRSNDGHSSVESYRQRIKSAVPVKTYGHVTQVVGLVVEANGPAVKLGAVCDIQSSPNDPPVSAEVLGFRDRTVLLMPLEEIRSIGPGSKVVARGQKAAIAVGPELLGRIIDGLGNPIDGKGAVRTDVDYPIYAQPINPLLRQRIKNPLDLGVRAINGLLTVGCGQRMGIFAGSGVGKSVLMGMIARESSADVNVIALIGERGRELNDFIEKELGEEGLGKSVVVVATSDHLPLVRVRGAFVATAIAEYFRDQGKTVNLMMDSLTRFAMAQREIGLALGEPPTTKGYTPSVFTMLPKLLERAGTSDHEGSITGLYTVLVEGDDMNEPIADAARSILDGHIVLSRELAHQNHYPAIDVLKSISRVMEDIASLQHKHHAKRLKELLATYRKSEDLINIGAYVSGSNPSIDRAIAKIGQINAYLRQDIGESVGLEESLQQLEHLINSK from the coding sequence ATGGACCTTTATTGTTTTCCAAAAATAAAGGGGGCTGCCGACGGTAACGGTGAAGACCTCGATGGGCGACATGAAAGCGGCGAAAATGCCGTTGCCCAGAAAATCGCCGCCGTAGAAGCGCAGGCATTCGAAGATGGCTTCAAAAAGGGATGCAGTCAATCGCTTGGCCCTGAAAAAGAGAAGCTCAGCCATTTGAAGGAGATGCTCGATGCGGCCGCCGCTTCTATCCATGAGCGAACGGCAGCCATCAGGGACAATTGTGAAGACGATATCGTACGGGTTGCACTCGCGTTGGCCGGACACGTGATTGAGCATGAGATTGAACTGCAGCCTGAATTGACCGCAAGCATTCTGGGACGGTCCCTTGAAATGGGAATCGGCCAGGAAAAGCTGAAAATCAAGGCCAATCCCGAGGACTGCCGTCCTATCCAAAACTTTTTAAAGGCAAAGGTGCCGGATCCCGAAACCTATGGACGCATTCAGATCAACGCAGATCCCTCGATCAGCAGAGGAGGGTGCATGATCGAAACCGATTTTGGTGTGGTCGATGCCCGTATCGAGCAACAATTGGAGACTATTGCCGAGCATTTGCGTCCGGTGCTCTCAGAGAGCAAGGCCCTCTTGCGTCGGTCCAATGACGGCCATTCAAGCGTGGAAAGCTACCGCCAACGCATCAAAAGTGCGGTGCCTGTCAAAACATATGGCCATGTCACCCAGGTAGTTGGATTGGTCGTAGAGGCCAATGGGCCGGCCGTCAAGTTGGGGGCGGTCTGCGATATCCAGTCCAGTCCAAATGATCCGCCCGTGTCAGCGGAAGTGCTGGGGTTCAGGGATCGGACCGTCTTATTGATGCCGTTGGAGGAAATAAGGAGCATCGGTCCGGGCAGCAAGGTGGTGGCCCGAGGCCAAAAGGCCGCCATTGCCGTCGGGCCAGAGCTTTTGGGCCGCATTATCGACGGCCTGGGAAATCCCATCGATGGAAAAGGGGCGGTGCGCACCGATGTCGATTATCCGATCTACGCCCAACCGATCAATCCGCTGCTGCGCCAAAGAATTAAAAATCCCCTGGATCTGGGTGTTCGCGCCATCAACGGCCTGCTGACGGTGGGATGCGGCCAGCGCATGGGCATTTTTGCCGGTTCGGGGGTCGGCAAGAGCGTGCTCATGGGCATGATTGCCCGGGAAAGCAGCGCCGACGTCAACGTGATCGCTCTGATCGGTGAACGCGGCCGCGAATTGAACGATTTCATCGAGAAGGAGCTGGGGGAAGAGGGGCTTGGTAAATCCGTGGTGGTCGTTGCCACCTCCGACCACCTGCCATTGGTACGCGTCCGCGGCGCCTTCGTGGCCACGGCCATCGCCGAGTATTTTCGTGATCAAGGCAAGACGGTCAACCTGATGATGGATTCCCTGACCCGCTTCGCCATGGCCCAGAGAGAGATCGGGCTGGCCCTGGGGGAACCGCCGACGACCAAGGGCTACACGCCATCGGTGTTCACCATGCTGCCCAAACTGCTCGAACGCGCCGGCACTTCGGATCATGAGGGAAGTATCACCGGTCTCTACACGGTGCTGGTGGAAGGCGACGACATGAACGAACCCATTGCCGATGCGGCGCGCTCCATCCTGGACGGCCATATCGTTTTGAGCCGGGAACTGGCCCACCAGAACCACTACCCGGCCATCGATGTGTTGAAAAGCATCAGCCGGGTGATGGAGGATATCGCGTCGCTTCAGCACAAGCATCATGCCAAGCGCCTCAAGGAGTTGCTGGCGACCTATCGTAAATCCGAAGATTTGATCAATATCGGCGCTTACGTGAGCGGCAGTAATCCGTCCATCGATCGGGCCATCGCAAAGATCGGTCAGATCAATGCGTACTTGCGGCAGGATATCGGCGAAAGCGTGGGTTTGGAAGAGAGCCTGCAGCAACTGGAACATCTGATCAACAGCAAGTGA
- a CDS encoding flagellar hook-length control protein FliK, whose amino-acid sequence MQFAMKLFEIAPQGLANGAGTQKVAVKMPAQGACGGTDVEARFADIMAALFGMPSEQLEDSLAHLETISAADAAEERVPVIDLTQLMGSRVASFAGEDDTTRVDPEGIMDASEISRRLDEWIAAGVVSEESANGLAPLLEGVGVSTEVDGLDLTAKTVIEQLLDTAQQPVDGAMRSDDSSKLAQPGTGTLAQLLAAVQRRDKNALQMPTERAEQVQADTALGASADLGDEAVEADAFPPMIDEGAPKKNGMAGPAAKSVDSQASGNFGEMVSSAARQKPESMEKAPTETKLSEVSLKEQIRPQHDHQAGPQLPNSASQGNSTVQQQAAPQEMVAANISTATPAPESKFDSAVHASHQTPEAPSDAKEMQSDVIRQIVQRMTLRSDGRQSQMQIRLKPEFLGNLRMDVITENRLVLVRMTAESHAVKEMIEQNIGLLKNELQQHGLQIQKIDVTVSTDNTPWQSGQQQAAFDQARQRNWQGHNGRRAGRQGVEQGGVNAVDSAQPTTKAHAKTSEVDFFA is encoded by the coding sequence ATGCAGTTTGCGATGAAACTATTTGAAATTGCGCCACAAGGGCTCGCCAACGGTGCAGGCACTCAAAAAGTGGCGGTGAAAATGCCGGCCCAAGGCGCCTGCGGAGGCACCGACGTCGAAGCGCGTTTTGCTGACATCATGGCGGCACTTTTCGGCATGCCTTCGGAGCAGTTGGAAGACTCGCTGGCCCACTTGGAAACGATTTCCGCTGCGGATGCCGCCGAGGAGCGGGTGCCGGTCATCGACCTGACACAGCTGATGGGCTCAAGGGTCGCATCTTTCGCCGGTGAAGACGATACGACCCGCGTCGATCCGGAAGGTATCATGGATGCCTCCGAAATTTCGCGGCGCCTCGACGAGTGGATAGCCGCGGGCGTGGTGTCGGAGGAGAGCGCCAATGGGTTGGCTCCCTTGCTGGAAGGCGTTGGTGTTTCAACCGAGGTCGATGGCCTGGATCTCACCGCAAAGACGGTGATCGAGCAACTCCTCGACACGGCGCAACAACCAGTCGATGGGGCGATGCGGTCTGACGATTCGTCCAAATTGGCCCAACCGGGCACCGGGACATTGGCCCAGCTTTTGGCCGCAGTTCAGCGCCGCGACAAGAATGCTTTGCAGATGCCCACGGAACGCGCTGAACAGGTTCAGGCCGACACGGCTTTAGGCGCTTCCGCGGATCTCGGCGACGAGGCCGTCGAGGCCGATGCTTTTCCGCCGATGATCGATGAAGGCGCTCCGAAAAAGAATGGTATGGCCGGTCCGGCCGCAAAATCGGTCGATTCGCAAGCATCCGGAAATTTTGGCGAAATGGTATCTTCGGCTGCCAGACAAAAACCCGAATCTATGGAAAAGGCACCAACCGAGACCAAACTGAGCGAAGTCTCGTTGAAAGAGCAGATTCGGCCTCAACATGATCATCAGGCCGGCCCACAGCTCCCGAACAGTGCGTCCCAGGGGAATAGCACGGTTCAACAACAGGCGGCTCCGCAGGAGATGGTCGCCGCCAACATCTCCACCGCTACACCCGCACCTGAATCTAAATTCGACAGCGCGGTTCATGCCAGTCATCAAACCCCTGAGGCGCCGAGCGACGCCAAGGAGATGCAGAGCGATGTCATCCGCCAGATCGTTCAGCGCATGACATTGCGTTCGGACGGTCGCCAGTCTCAGATGCAGATCCGGCTCAAACCGGAATTTCTAGGCAATCTGCGCATGGATGTCATTACCGAAAACCGTCTCGTCCTGGTCCGCATGACCGCCGAGAGCCACGCGGTCAAGGAGATGATCGAACAGAACATCGGTTTGCTCAAGAATGAGCTGCAGCAGCACGGTCTTCAGATTCAAAAAATCGATGTGACGGTCTCCACGGACAACACCCCATGGCAGAGCGGGCAGCAGCAGGCGGCTTTCGATCAAGCTCGACAGCGCAATTGGCAGGGACATAACGGACGTCGTGCCGGCAGACAAGGGGTGGAGCAGGGCGGCGTCAACGCCGTCGACAGCGCCCAACCCACGACAAAGGCGCATGCAAAAACCAGCGAAGTCGATTTCTTCGCATAG
- a CDS encoding motility protein A produces MDLATLLGIVVAVGLVFFSIVMDGSATWFINYPSLMIVLGGTMGATLINYPISDVVSMFRVTKNAFRQRTPNPLGIIPVMVDFAKRARKEGVLAFEKYIREIDDPFLSKAMQMAVDGLGNDAIEEVLNTEILWLEERHRLGAEIYATMGTFAPAVGMLGTIIGLVQMLMQMKDPSAIGAPMAVALLTTFYGTLLANFLFLPISGKLKVRSRQEILAKQMVVQGILAIQAGDNHRIVSEKLKAFLSPTARLAEEKGV; encoded by the coding sequence TTGGATTTAGCCACATTACTCGGAATTGTCGTCGCCGTCGGCCTGGTTTTCTTCTCCATTGTCATGGACGGATCCGCCACGTGGTTCATCAACTATCCTTCCCTGATGATCGTCCTGGGCGGGACAATGGGTGCGACACTGATCAACTATCCGATTTCCGACGTGGTCAGCATGTTCAGGGTCACAAAAAACGCCTTTCGTCAGAGAACTCCCAATCCGCTGGGCATTATCCCGGTCATGGTCGATTTTGCGAAGCGCGCCAGGAAGGAAGGGGTCTTGGCCTTCGAGAAGTACATCAGGGAGATCGACGATCCGTTCTTGTCAAAGGCCATGCAGATGGCGGTCGATGGACTGGGCAACGATGCCATCGAAGAGGTGCTTAACACGGAGATCTTGTGGCTGGAAGAGCGCCATCGCCTGGGAGCCGAGATCTACGCCACCATGGGCACATTCGCACCGGCGGTGGGGATGCTGGGAACGATCATCGGACTGGTCCAGATGCTGATGCAGATGAAAGACCCCTCCGCCATCGGCGCCCCCATGGCCGTGGCCTTGTTGACCACTTTCTACGGTACGTTGCTGGCCAACTTTCTCTTCTTGCCGATCTCGGGCAAGCTCAAGGTGCGCAGCCGCCAGGAGATCCTGGCCAAACAGATGGTCGTGCAGGGTATCCTCGCCATTCAGGCCGGAGACAACCATCGTATCGTATCCGAAAAGCTCAAGGCTTTCTTGTCGCCCACGGCGCGCCTGGCCGAAGAGAAGGGGGTTTGA
- a CDS encoding OmpA/MotB family protein, with protein sequence MIRRRTYAHILEQAPAHNRWLTTFNDLITLLMVFFVLLFSMGHMDAERFSSFQNGMQSAMGILNAGRFGDEGPMGDAASSFQAESETAGQFLEGLPDATGLEAEYTPKGIKLTLNDDLLFDSGSADITGNGVELLETVGRVIKPARRHVRVEGHTDDRPIFNNRYPSNWELSAARAVNVVKLLIDSTGIDPTLLSAAGYGSFKPKTANDTEAGRAANRRVEIILGREALEGSETKE encoded by the coding sequence ATGATCCGACGACGGACATATGCACATATCCTGGAACAGGCCCCGGCCCACAATCGTTGGCTGACCACCTTCAACGATCTGATCACTTTGTTGATGGTCTTCTTTGTGCTGCTATTCTCCATGGGACATATGGATGCCGAGCGTTTCAGCTCGTTTCAAAATGGCATGCAGAGCGCCATGGGAATATTGAATGCCGGACGCTTCGGCGATGAGGGGCCGATGGGCGATGCGGCCTCATCGTTCCAGGCCGAATCCGAAACGGCCGGGCAGTTCCTCGAGGGGTTGCCCGATGCCACCGGTCTGGAGGCGGAGTATACCCCCAAGGGTATCAAACTCACCCTTAATGACGACCTGCTCTTTGATTCGGGTAGCGCCGACATCACCGGCAACGGCGTCGAGCTGCTCGAAACGGTTGGCCGGGTCATCAAGCCCGCACGCCGACACGTTCGGGTGGAGGGCCACACGGACGATCGGCCCATTTTCAACAACCGCTACCCATCCAATTGGGAATTGTCGGCGGCCAGGGCGGTCAATGTGGTCAAACTTTTGATCGATAGCACCGGTATCGATCCGACCCTGCTGTCGGCCGCCGGATACGGATCATTCAAACCCAAGACCGCCAATGACACCGAGGCGGGGCGTGCCGCGAACCGGCGCGTGGAAATCATACTGGGCCGGGAAGCACTCGAAGGCTCCGAAACAAAAGAATAA
- the fliM gene encoding flagellar motor switch protein FliM: MAEQILSQEEIDALLNAMDSGEVDVQEEVQPKARAEARAYDLTSQSLMLRDQFDALDEVYDKFVNLLNVALTSSLQRAIEVKQISKEIVKFGEFLRAFSNPTGFSIYTMEPLIGSALLAAEPNLCFALIDSMFGGVGRPLAKVREFTQIEQRMLTRFYSDVLTELERAWQVAYNIKVVQKKTETKPEFVNLVSPADLVLIFVFSIAGEEFVGNIHICTPFLMLEPVKDKLSSRYLREKDRAHAFRGQLSVLLQDTKVKMVAELGKTVYTIGNILKLEKGDVVKINSGPQDPVVLKVEGTPKYLGMPGTLKGNRAVQISTLIKKEEGV; the protein is encoded by the coding sequence ATGGCCGAACAGATACTATCCCAGGAAGAGATCGATGCCCTGCTCAATGCCATGGACAGCGGCGAAGTGGATGTCCAAGAGGAGGTGCAACCCAAGGCCAGAGCCGAGGCGCGCGCTTACGATCTGACCTCTCAAAGCCTGATGCTGCGGGATCAGTTCGATGCCCTGGACGAAGTCTACGATAAATTCGTCAACCTGCTCAACGTGGCCCTGACCAGTTCGCTGCAGCGGGCCATCGAAGTGAAGCAGATATCGAAGGAGATCGTCAAATTCGGCGAATTCCTGCGGGCGTTTTCCAACCCGACCGGGTTCAGTATCTACACCATGGAGCCCTTGATCGGTTCGGCGCTGCTGGCGGCCGAACCCAACCTCTGCTTCGCCCTGATCGACAGCATGTTCGGCGGCGTCGGGCGACCCCTGGCCAAGGTGCGCGAATTTACCCAGATCGAACAGCGCATGCTCACCCGGTTTTACTCGGATGTGCTGACCGAACTGGAACGGGCCTGGCAAGTGGCCTACAACATCAAGGTGGTGCAAAAGAAGACGGAAACCAAGCCCGAGTTTGTCAACCTGGTCAGTCCGGCGGACCTGGTGCTGATCTTCGTCTTTTCCATCGCCGGCGAGGAGTTTGTGGGCAACATTCATATCTGTACCCCGTTTCTCATGCTCGAACCGGTAAAAGACAAGCTCTCCTCCCGGTACCTGCGCGAAAAGGATCGCGCCCACGCATTTCGCGGCCAGTTGTCAGTCCTGTTGCAGGATACAAAGGTGAAGATGGTGGCCGAGCTGGGCAAAACCGTCTACACCATCGGCAACATCCTCAAACTCGAAAAAGGGGATGTGGTGAAAATCAATTCCGGACCGCAGGACCCGGTCGTTCTCAAGGTCGAAGGCACTCCCAAGTACCTGGGGATGCCCGGCACCCTGAAAGGAAACCGGGCCGTGCAGATTTCCACGCTCATCAAGAAGGAAGAAGGAGTATAG
- the fliJ gene encoding flagellar export protein FliJ gives MPYTFKLEALRQFREFEEERVQREFSQAQRILEAAASKLAEQIAVRDKTETEFAAHQDSGTASQCAMYRGFLQRLAEEIELLNQRLRVAERDCEKKRQALLAAVKNRKTLDRLKEKDEQAYRHKQDQEEGKFIDEMAINRFQLNRG, from the coding sequence ATGCCCTACACCTTCAAATTGGAAGCACTGCGTCAGTTCCGTGAATTTGAAGAAGAACGGGTGCAACGCGAATTTTCCCAGGCCCAGCGGATTCTCGAGGCAGCTGCATCGAAGCTGGCGGAGCAAATCGCTGTACGGGACAAAACCGAAACCGAGTTTGCCGCGCATCAAGATTCGGGGACTGCCTCGCAATGTGCCATGTATAGGGGCTTTTTGCAGCGATTGGCCGAAGAGATCGAACTGCTTAATCAACGATTGCGGGTCGCCGAAAGAGATTGTGAAAAAAAACGACAGGCGCTTTTGGCTGCCGTTAAAAATCGAAAGACCCTGGACCGATTGAAGGAGAAGGACGAGCAGGCCTATCGCCATAAGCAGGACCAGGAGGAAGGCAAGTTCATCGACGAAATGGCCATCAATCGATTCCAGCTCAACCGTGGATAA
- a CDS encoding flagellar hook protein FlgE yields MIGSLYSGISGLKANTSAMAVIGDNIANVNTTGFKTSRVEFSNIFNATLGQSKTQIGRGVTMSGVSSNWNSGTMETTNTATDLALNGPGMFIVRNTANNGQYYTRAGQFEFNADNLLVNADGLEVQGYAIDAAGNTGALGTITLPSGISTPQPTTELTMGINLDAGAAVGDTFDTTISVYDSLGNSVELNVNFTNTAAGAWTCAITPSVGAATITPANFTFDVNGELTAPATDPVIAVTGLAGDDLSIDWLLSGASASHGAVTGYAGTSVKTSQTQDGYPSGMLQGISVDEDGIFTALYSNGTMSPFAQIAVADFASYAGLSKQGSNLFTSSLASGQPVISVPNTAGVGAIAPSSLEMSNVDLAQEFVSLITTQRAFQANSKVITTSDEVLSELINIKR; encoded by the coding sequence ATGATCGGATCGCTTTATTCAGGTATTTCGGGCTTGAAAGCCAACACCAGCGCCATGGCGGTCATCGGCGACAACATCGCCAACGTCAATACAACCGGTTTCAAGACGTCACGGGTTGAGTTCTCCAACATCTTCAACGCGACTTTAGGCCAGAGCAAAACACAGATTGGACGCGGCGTTACCATGAGCGGCGTCTCCTCCAACTGGAACTCGGGCACCATGGAGACGACCAACACGGCCACCGACCTGGCCCTCAACGGTCCGGGCATGTTCATCGTGCGGAATACGGCCAACAACGGTCAATACTACACCCGGGCTGGGCAATTCGAATTCAATGCCGACAACCTGCTGGTCAACGCCGATGGACTGGAGGTTCAAGGGTATGCCATCGATGCCGCGGGAAACACCGGTGCCTTGGGCACCATCACTTTACCCAGCGGTATCAGCACGCCTCAACCCACCACAGAGCTCACCATGGGCATCAATTTAGATGCCGGCGCCGCCGTGGGAGATACCTTCGACACCACCATTTCGGTCTACGACTCGCTGGGCAACTCAGTGGAGCTCAATGTCAATTTCACCAACACAGCTGCGGGTGCCTGGACCTGCGCGATTACCCCTTCAGTGGGCGCGGCAACGATCACGCCTGCCAATTTCACCTTTGATGTCAATGGTGAATTAACGGCACCGGCCACCGACCCTGTCATCGCGGTCACAGGGCTGGCCGGCGATGATTTGTCAATCGATTGGCTTTTGTCGGGCGCGAGCGCCAGTCACGGTGCGGTCACAGGCTATGCCGGTACTTCGGTCAAGACCTCCCAGACCCAGGATGGCTACCCGAGCGGCATGCTGCAGGGAATTTCCGTGGATGAAGACGGCATTTTCACGGCCCTCTACTCCAACGGCACCATGTCGCCCTTCGCCCAGATCGCCGTGGCCGATTTCGCTAGTTATGCCGGGCTTTCCAAGCAGGGTTCCAACCTGTTCACTTCTTCCCTGGCTTCCGGTCAGCCGGTCATATCGGTACCCAACACCGCCGGCGTAGGGGCCATTGCACCGAGCAGCCTGGAGATGTCCAACGTGGACCTGGCCCAGGAGTTCGTCTCCCTGATTACCACGCAGCGTGCCTTTCAGGCCAACTCCAAGGTGATCACCACCAGCGACGAGGTGCTTTCCGAATTGATCAATATAAAACGATAG
- the fliG gene encoding flagellar motor switch protein FliG, translating to MDPKQLKGSVKVAILTMAIGREAAEAVVGRFSQDERALISRLQSRLGSVPQSLINHVAQEFIEKSGLPLQLDNTAGGDKGDEGGDKESKKIPKTTLEAVQSIDPNQLIQLIKDEHPQTIALILVHLDPSVASAILGRLPEEIIPDVAYRIANLNNVLAGMVKEVDKVFEEILKNKDHVSTQEAGGVGRLAEILNQIDGTIVEQIIEEIEENDPDLAEEIKQKMFVFEDVVLVDDKGLQKVLRSVESQELAVALKAASEDVKNKIYRNMSQRAAEILKEEMEVLGSVRMKDVTDAQQKITRIIQDMERKGELIITGRGGEEFVG from the coding sequence ATGGACCCCAAACAACTCAAAGGTTCTGTAAAAGTGGCCATCTTGACTATGGCGATCGGTCGCGAGGCGGCCGAGGCGGTCGTCGGCCGGTTTTCCCAAGATGAACGGGCCTTGATTTCGAGGCTGCAATCACGCTTGGGTTCGGTGCCCCAATCCTTGATCAATCACGTGGCCCAGGAGTTCATCGAAAAGTCGGGATTACCCCTACAACTCGACAATACGGCCGGCGGCGATAAAGGAGATGAAGGGGGCGACAAAGAGAGTAAAAAAATTCCCAAGACGACACTGGAGGCCGTTCAGAGCATCGACCCCAACCAGTTGATTCAACTGATCAAGGACGAACACCCCCAGACCATCGCATTGATCCTGGTTCACCTGGACCCCTCCGTGGCAAGCGCGATCCTGGGCCGTTTGCCGGAAGAGATCATTCCCGATGTCGCATACCGTATCGCCAATTTAAACAATGTGTTGGCCGGTATGGTCAAAGAGGTGGACAAGGTTTTCGAGGAGATTCTGAAAAACAAGGATCATGTCTCCACGCAGGAGGCGGGCGGTGTCGGTCGGCTGGCAGAGATTCTCAACCAGATCGACGGGACCATCGTAGAACAGATCATCGAAGAGATAGAGGAAAACGACCCTGATTTGGCCGAAGAGATCAAACAGAAGATGTTCGTCTTCGAAGACGTTGTCCTGGTAGACGACAAGGGACTGCAAAAAGTGCTGCGCAGTGTGGAGTCCCAGGAACTGGCGGTGGCATTGAAAGCGGCTTCGGAAGATGTCAAAAATAAGATTTACCGCAACATGTCCCAGCGTGCGGCGGAAATCCTCAAAGAGGAGATGGAGGTCCTCGGATCGGTGAGGATGAAAGACGTCACCGACGCCCAACAGAAGATCACCCGCATCATCCAGGATATGGAGCGCAAGGGCGAGTTGATCATCACCGGTCGCGGTGGGGAAGAGTTCGTCGGATAA
- a CDS encoding flagellar basal body-associated FliL family protein, which produces MSTKTLVIVLAAVVLVIAVMGGGFFLMWTKMNTTLAQMQMQNAAENEAEETPKEEEVTIGPIYKMETLIVNLADQGGKRYLRITMELELSAPEVMEEINNRMPQLRDAILMVLPSKQYSDIGSTEGKIALRDELIAKINGILKKGTVTTIYFTEFVVQ; this is translated from the coding sequence ATGTCCACAAAAACGTTGGTGATCGTTCTGGCGGCAGTCGTTTTGGTAATCGCGGTGATGGGCGGCGGCTTTTTTCTCATGTGGACCAAAATGAACACCACTCTTGCCCAGATGCAGATGCAGAACGCGGCCGAAAACGAAGCCGAGGAGACCCCCAAAGAGGAAGAAGTCACCATCGGCCCCATCTACAAAATGGAGACCCTGATCGTCAACTTGGCCGATCAGGGCGGCAAACGCTACCTGAGAATCACCATGGAACTGGAGCTGAGCGCACCCGAGGTGATGGAGGAAATCAACAACAGAATGCCTCAGCTGCGCGATGCCATCCTCATGGTCCTGCCCAGCAAGCAATATTCGGATATCGGCAGCACCGAAGGCAAAATCGCCCTGCGCGACGAACTCATCGCCAAGATCAACGGCATATTGAAAAAAGGTACGGTCACCACCATCTACTTCACGGAATTCGTTGTCCAGTAA
- a CDS encoding OmpA/MotB family protein: MAARFPKAGLQHPAAGQAREGWQIVYTGFILIMLCFFIMLTSFASLDPSRITRFVNSFNHAVNVLSGGQNIEEGDAIVDEQVNLLAREDLRAKLFESVHQAARDEGMTHIEISQVPTGVVLRLKEKLLFDSGEAVLTEEAREQLDPVGRIIQRIGAPVEIQGHTDDRPIRGGRFPSNWELSTARAISVLRFLSASDGVESRLLSAVGYAEFNPLADNSTDEGRATNRRVDVVFQMEIE, encoded by the coding sequence ATGGCGGCTCGCTTTCCAAAAGCAGGTCTTCAACACCCGGCGGCCGGGCAAGCCCGGGAGGGCTGGCAGATCGTCTATACCGGATTTATCCTGATCATGCTCTGCTTCTTTATCATGCTCACCTCCTTTGCTTCCCTGGACCCATCGCGCATCACCCGATTCGTTAATTCTTTCAACCACGCGGTCAACGTGCTGAGCGGCGGACAGAACATCGAAGAAGGAGACGCCATCGTCGATGAGCAGGTCAACCTGCTGGCCAGAGAGGACCTGCGCGCCAAGCTGTTTGAGAGCGTGCATCAGGCCGCCCGCGATGAGGGCATGACGCATATCGAAATCTCGCAAGTGCCCACAGGTGTCGTGCTCCGCCTGAAAGAGAAGCTGTTGTTCGATAGCGGCGAGGCGGTTCTGACGGAAGAGGCCAGGGAGCAGTTGGATCCGGTCGGTCGAATCATTCAGCGCATCGGCGCTCCTGTGGAGATTCAGGGGCATACGGACGACCGGCCGATTCGCGGCGGTCGATTCCCCTCCAACTGGGAACTGTCCACCGCGCGCGCCATCAGCGTGCTTCGCTTTTTAAGTGCCTCGGACGGGGTGGAGAGCCGGTTGCTGTCCGCGGTGGGCTATGCGGAATTCAACCCCCTGGCGGACAATTCCACGGACGAGGGCCGCGCCACCAACCGGCGGGTGGATGTCGTGTTCCAAATGGAAATCGAATAG